The following are from one region of the Moritella sp. 24 genome:
- a CDS encoding alpha/beta fold hydrolase, whose translation MSSNIYFNTRRKFTIRHSMINIGTRLHHSIAPTHALKTARNILLTPVRSTSNNEDPVGLLRSTHLTSEGRLNTYQIGNGPVWILSHGWSGSASQFFPLMEHIAEQGFTALAYDHPAHGQSEGRHAHLPAFVKAFDEIVENIDDVAGIIAHSIGSTVVLESRHPKVETLPFLLIAPVLNYVESLYDTVGSSGYSMKLFGEMIEEIENQYDYRLETIKPYQTLISRQHKTIIVHDKRDRFANFSTSELAAKEANTIDLVTTQGQGHGRVINCDSTLAAFERLV comes from the coding sequence ATGAGCAGCAATATCTATTTCAATACTCGACGCAAGTTTACTATACGCCATAGCATGATTAATATCGGCACGCGATTACACCATAGCATAGCGCCGACCCATGCCCTGAAAACAGCCCGAAATATATTACTCACGCCAGTTCGTAGTACCTCTAATAACGAGGATCCAGTTGGCTTATTACGATCTACACATCTGACATCTGAAGGACGTCTCAATACCTATCAAATAGGTAATGGACCCGTTTGGATCTTAAGCCACGGTTGGTCAGGCAGTGCAAGTCAGTTTTTTCCATTAATGGAACACATCGCAGAACAAGGTTTTACGGCACTCGCCTATGATCATCCTGCGCACGGTCAAAGCGAAGGACGTCACGCTCACCTACCCGCGTTTGTAAAAGCATTCGATGAAATCGTTGAGAATATTGATGACGTAGCAGGCATCATTGCACATAGTATTGGGTCGACCGTTGTTTTAGAAAGCCGTCACCCGAAAGTAGAAACCTTACCCTTTTTATTAATTGCTCCTGTCTTAAACTATGTTGAAAGCTTGTATGACACCGTTGGTAGCTCTGGATATTCAATGAAATTATTTGGAGAGATGATTGAAGAAATTGAAAACCAATATGACTATAGACTCGAGACAATAAAACCTTATCAAACACTAATTTCTCGTCAGCACAAAACTATCATAGTTCATGATAAGCGAGATAGGTTTGCCAACTTTAGTACCTCAGAATTAGCGGCGAAAGAAGCGAATACTATCGACTTAGTCACAACACAAGGGCAAGGACATGGCCGAGTGATTAACTGTGATTCAACACTAGCTGCATTTGAACGTCTGGTTTAA
- a CDS encoding TetR/AcrR family transcriptional regulator codes for MSKGRITREHILNIAFTIASEAGLDSLTIGVLAKACSMSKSGLFSHFNSKENLQVAVIEYAGACFTERVIMAVRREEHTNVSERLHSLLHHWLEWNHSFQGSCMFMDAWREGNNSQDLLQQALRKQLHTWISYLEMQISKGQQSGLFRDDLVPRQAVFQFYGLYLSSHLFHSIELETDERTLFWQGVKQLYKQWQ; via the coding sequence ATGAGTAAAGGTCGAATTACCCGAGAACATATTTTAAATATTGCCTTTACCATTGCCAGTGAAGCGGGATTGGATAGCTTAACGATCGGTGTACTTGCCAAGGCTTGTAGTATGTCTAAAAGTGGCTTGTTTTCGCATTTTAATTCGAAAGAAAACCTACAAGTCGCGGTAATTGAATATGCTGGAGCATGCTTTACCGAACGTGTCATTATGGCGGTAAGACGTGAAGAACATACCAACGTCAGTGAGCGTTTACATTCACTTCTACACCATTGGTTAGAGTGGAACCATTCATTCCAAGGCAGTTGTATGTTTATGGATGCTTGGCGAGAAGGTAATAACAGCCAAGATTTGTTACAGCAAGCCTTACGTAAGCAATTACATACCTGGATCAGTTATTTAGAAATGCAGATCAGCAAAGGTCAGCAAAGTGGTTTGTTCCGTGATGACTTAGTACCAAGGCAGGCTGTTTTTCAATTTTATGGTTTGTATTTAAGCAGTCACCTATTTCATTCTATTGAGCTTGAAACTGACGAGCGCACACTATTTTGGCAAGGTGTAAAACAGCTTTATAAGCAATGGCAATAA